The sequence ATTTATGAGCGCAAGCTCCAGATTGTTTTTGTCGTTAAGTAAATTTGTTTCGGCGTCCGCAAGCGCTACTTCCGCTCTTAAATAATTATTATATGAAATCAGGCCTTCTTTGTATAATTTCCAGGCGTCTTCCTTATGCTGACGGATACCCTCGAGTACCGATTGTCTGGTTTTGACTATCTCTTCTATTAGAATCACTTGAAAGTATGCATCGGCGACTTTATAGCAAAGTTGATTTTTGACTGATTCCAATTCGAGTTCGGCAGACTTAAGCTCGCTCGATGCGTAATTCTTTGCAGCCAAAAGTTTACCGCCCAAAAAGATGGGTTGATAGCCGACTAAGGTGGCGGTTTTAAAATCCTGTTTTTTAAAAGTCATACTGAACGGGGGGAGAAGTGAATTCAGCCCCGAAGCAATTTGTGTTCGTACCGCCGATTTTTGGGCGTCGTTAAATGCAGGGAGACCGTTTAAAATATTATAAATATTTTGTAGTTCGGTCTGCGAAGCGGCTTCCAGGCTTATGATGGCATCTTTAATCGGATTCAAGTTTATACTCATGTCGTCATTTAAGTGAGTGTACGATGCCTCCACCGAGACCGAAGGTAGAAAATTACCCCAGGTTTTCTTCTCTTCGGCCTGTTTTGATTTAAGGCGGGACTCGTATTTTTTTACCGTAAAACTGTTTTCAAGTGCAAGCTCAATCGATTCTCGAAGAGATATTTCGAGATATTGAGCTTTTAATATGCCGGCAATAAAAAACAACGTTAAAAGAATTTTGCTTCTATGCATGGCTTATTCCGAAAAATGAATCATTATTCATAAATAATTAAAAAAATTATTTCATAATTCCGTGTTTGATTAAAAACTTAAAATTTTGACGAATTTTACTCAGGGGCAATTTGCTGGGAGTCATTGCCCACTGATGGAGCAGATTGCGTATGGAGCCGAATATGAAGTGCCGAAATATTTTTAGATCGATATTCTTGTTAAAAAATCCGGCTTTTATTCCTTCTTTGATTACTTTTTCGCCTTCGTCCAGGAATTTTTCGTAATAGAGCGAGTATTTGTCGCCTGATATTCGATTCATACTTTCCTGCTCGTTGACAAACACAATTGCCACTGAGGGATTTTCCGTAAACATGTCGAAAATAAGGTCGATCATTGCGTCTACTTTTTCGATGGGGGAAAGAGCTTCGTTTCCTGTAATCGCGATCAATTCGCTGTAGAGTTTTTCCCAGAGCGTGTTATAAATTTTGATTAGGATATCGTCCTTATTCTTAAAATAAAGATAAACGCTCCCGGTGGCAACTCCCGCCTGATCCGCAATCTGGGAAATTTTGGCTTTGTGGAATCCATGACGCGCGAATATATCGACCGCAGCTTCGAGAATGTCTCTCTCTTTATTTCCTTCTTTTACTCTCATGTCTTATTATTAATGAATCACAATTCAAAAATAATCGACTGCCAAATTTTTGTCAAGAAAATTTGGAGAATTATTTTTTATAATTTATATTTGGTCTAAATAAAAATCAATCTATGCGGAGGTATACTTTATGCGTTTCTACTTTTCCTTACTACTGTTTTTTGCTTTCGGTTTAACGTCTGTTGCTCAAACAGACGAGTTTTTCGAATCCAAAGCCACTATTGGCGGATACGGCGAACTCCATTACAATTATTCGAAAACTGAAAATTCAAAAGCTTCCAAAACTCTGGATTTTCACAGGTTCGTGACTTTCCTCAGCTATAATTTCAATGAAAAATGGTCGTTTAAGTCGGAAGTGGAGCTGGAGCACAACTTTGTGCAAAACGGACAGGGAGAGCTTGAGCTTGAGCAAGCTTATGTGGAATACAGACACGCCGATTGGTTCGGATTCCAGGCCGGCGTCATTTTGCCTTCAGTCGGACTGATTAACGAATATCATGAACCGCCGTTATTCTTCGGTGTCGAAAGACCGGATTATCATAACAAAATTATTCCCACTACCTGGTTTGGCAATGGAATTTCTTTCTTCGGGAATTACAAGTCGTTCGACTATAAGCTGACCATAATGGAAGGGCTCGACAGCGACAAGTTCAGCGAAACGAATGCCATCCGAAGCGGAAGACTAAAAGGTTATAAAGCCGATGCGGAGGATTTGTTGTATAATCTGCGAGTCGATTATCTCGGATTCAACGGCTTAAAAGTAGGCGGCTCTTACACATACAATAACGCCTCGGGCGACACTTCGCAAAA comes from Melioribacter roseus P3M-2 and encodes:
- a CDS encoding TetR/AcrR family transcriptional regulator, which encodes MRVKEGNKERDILEAAVDIFARHGFHKAKISQIADQAGVATGSVYLYFKNKDDILIKIYNTLWEKLYSELIAITGNEALSPIEKVDAMIDLIFDMFTENPSVAIVFVNEQESMNRISGDKYSLYYEKFLDEGEKVIKEGIKAGFFNKNIDLKIFRHFIFGSIRNLLHQWAMTPSKLPLSKIRQNFKFLIKHGIMK
- a CDS encoding porin family protein, with the translated sequence MRFYFSLLLFFAFGLTSVAQTDEFFESKATIGGYGELHYNYSKTENSKASKTLDFHRFVTFLSYNFNEKWSFKSEVELEHNFVQNGQGELELEQAYVEYRHADWFGFQAGVILPSVGLINEYHEPPLFFGVERPDYHNKIIPTTWFGNGISFFGNYKSFDYKLTIMEGLDSDKFSETNAIRSGRLKGYKADAEDLLYNLRVDYLGFNGLKVGGSYTYNNASGDTSQNAISIYEVHAAYRMNNLYIVFEYGNIDYEKYNLRKSNGFYLDLGYDISGLLNWKTKVIPFVRYSDYNTAASTITGGDSEKANHYSYWMVGCSVKPIDKVVFKIDYGMRTKELGSQETTLFNLGVGYMF
- a CDS encoding TolC family protein — its product is MHRSKILLTLFFIAGILKAQYLEISLRESIELALENSFTVKKYESRLKSKQAEEKKTWGNFLPSVSVEASYTHLNDDMSINLNPIKDAIISLEAASQTELQNIYNILNGLPAFNDAQKSAVRTQIASGLNSLLPPFSMTFKKQDFKTATLVGYQPIFLGGKLLAAKNYASSELKSAELELESVKNQLCYKVADAYFQVILIEEIVKTRQSVLEGIRQHKEDAWKLYKEGLISYNNYLRAEVALADAETNLLNDKNNLELALINFKQLLNIPQNAEIRLTDSLSYNDTDLRIDELKAEAFNKQPLLNIIRTKKDAARQNYNLARSEFLPKLLAFGKYEMYPEYLSSLEPRWAVGLQLNINLFNGFRSYLDLQKASYLESEVEQTMNESFQQINLWITKSYTEANNASERFKKLETDMKLAQENLRQNEKRFLNGMGTSLEVVDARLSLEKVELERTASLYQYYKSLAELFYASGDFDKFFDVWKNQELSHE